CGCTTTTACCGAGTGGATGTGATCCGTCACAGCTGTGGCGGTAAGTGGGAGGGAATCCATTACAAATCCGGGATTGATACCGCTTCCAATGACGGCCAAACCTTTGCTTTTCGCATAGTCATCAATCTCTTGACTGAGCGACGGGTAGCGATTCCATGGGTAGAGCATTTCTTCACAAGTGGTCACGACATGATAGCCATGATCCAGCAATTGTCGAATTTGCGGCCATACAGAAGGAAGATTGGAACCGGTTGCATGAACGGCCATTTTTCCTGGAAAAGATTCGGCCTTCTCCGACAGTTCGGAAATGTCGGAAACAACAAAGGCATCTTTCGGTCCTTCTCCCTGAAGCGTGGACGTCAGTGGTTTTCCGATCAATTCCGGGTCAATATCAACCCCGCCGATCACATCAAATGCTTCATCTGTCACTCCTTTCTGTAAAATCTCTTTTCCTATTGGACCGAGCCCATAAGGAACAAGTGCAATTTTGTCGTTTGTCATGAATGCTCCCACCTGCCTTCTCGTTGTTATTAATAAGATAACATATATTAGTTTTAGTTATAAATAATAATTAGTTATACGTTCATTATTTCATTTATAAAAAATTGAAGGACGAGGAGCATTCACTAAAGAATATAAACGGAAGGGGACGGTGGCTCTCAGGTTGTAGGCGGGCTCTCTATCATGAAATGAATAGAGAAAAGCTGCTCGGCAAAACCGAGCAGCCAAATGATCACAGCGATTGTGTGGGGGGTTGTTTTTTCCTTTTTCTTCTTTTAAACCATGTAACCATCAGAGGATACATGAGTGAAAGGAGCGTTAAAATGGCGAGTACGATCGTAATGGGGGAAGCGAATAAGATTCCCAGTGAATTATCATAGATCACCATTGAACGCTGAAACTCTTGTTCTAAATCTCCTCCGACAATTAACGCGAGAATGAGCGGCACAACCGGATAGTTCATGACCCGCATCAAAAGCCCGATGACCCCGGCAATCAGCAAGATATAAAAATCGACCGTGCTATAACCAAGGGTATATACCCCGATAAATGATAGAAGGAGGATAATTGGATACAATACTTTCGGAGGTGTATGCAATACTTTCATTAGCACGCCGACTAACGCAATGTTAAGGACGACAAGAATAATATTTCCAATGAACATACTATTAATTAACGTCCATACCATATCCGGGCTATCTTCAAAAAGCAGAGGCCCCGGGGTTACCCCGATCATGATTAAGGCCCCCAGCATAACTGCTGTTGCTCCTGAACCGGGAATCGCCATTGTCAATGTCGGAATCAATGCTCCGACAGCAGACGCACTGTTTGCTGATTCAGGCGCAACTAATCCTTCTACCTTGCCTTTTCCATATTCTGAAGGATTCTTTGATAGTTGTCTTTGGGCACTATAGGCAAATAGTGAAGAGATCGTTCCTCCGGATCCCGGCAAAGCACCGAGGAAAAAACCAATGGGCCCACTCCGCACAATGGGGGCCAAAGAACGTTTCCATTGATCTTTCGTAAACCACTTACTTCCAATTTTATGATCCGTAGCTTTAGGCTGATTCGTATTGAACAAATTAAAAAGAACTTCACCTATGGCATAGATACCAATAATAACAACAATGAAATCCACGCCTTCGATTAATTCCGGGACGCCAAAAGTAAATCGTTGCACTTCCGATTGTAAATCAACCCCAATGGTTGCGATCCCCAAACCGACAAACATCGAAAGAAAACCTTTGATCGTGTTCCCAATGGATAATGTTACAACAATCGATAAAGCAAATAAAAAAAGCAATACAAATTCTGCAGGGCCAAAGTTTAATGCAAAATCAGCAAGTGGAATGGCAAGAAAAATAAATCCTAAAATAGCCATAATGCCACCAAATAGAGACGCGATGGCAGCAATGGACATCGCTTGTCCCGCTTGTCCGTTTTTCGTCATCGGATAGCCATCAAACGTGGCCGCAACCGAAGATCCGTCTCCGGGTGTATTGATTAAAATTGAACTTCTTGAACCGCCGAATAAAGCGCCGTAATAAATAGCGGCCATTAATATTAATGCGCTCACTGGCTCCATTCCAAACGTTAATGGAATAAGCACAGCAATCCCGGTAGCAGGGCCCAATCCTGGCAAAATACCAACAATGGTTCCCAACAGTGCCCCTAATAAAAGCAGTAACAAATTAATTGGCTGTAAAGCAGTGACCAGCCCATCAAGAATGACACTCATATCCATCGTCTTTCAAACCTCCCTACGGCAAACTGATCTCCAATAGTTGGCTGAATATATACCAAGAACTAAATGAGAAAATCAATGTAACTGTTAGATTTAATACCCATCTGCGATAACCGTTTAGATAAAACATTAATGCTCCCAAAAATAAAAGCGTGGCTGCGAGAAAGCCTGCCCATTCAAAAATGAGGGCATAGCCGACACATAAAGCGAGTATCACGCCGATGATTTTTAGGGAATCCTTTTTTATAAGGGTAGCCAGGTCCTCATTGGCCTCTACATTTTCTGTTCGTACATTCACCAAATCGATCACTGCAAAAACCAATATTCCTATAGCGACGATCATCGGAAAGTATTTGGGCGCATCGGGGTCTCCCAGTAGCGCTGGAGGTAATTGAAAGATCATAATCATATAAATCAGGCTTAGGCTGATGAAAAAGATAGGAAAAGATAGACGAAACGCTCTCATTTTTATTACCCTCCTTATGGTGCGAGTTCTACTTCTTCAATAATATCTGCAAAAAATTCCTCTTCCTCGGTCAAAAATTCTTCTGTCTCTTCGCGATTCATATATAATTCATCCAAGTCGTTATTTTCCAAGTCTGTTTGAAATTGCTCTGTTTCAACCGCAGAACTCAATATTTCTTCCCAAGCTTCCACCTCGTCTTCCGTCATATCCGGGGGCCCCATAATGCCGCGCCAGTGGGGGAATACAACATCGATCCCCTCTTCCTGCAGTGTTGGCACATCCTGAAATTCTTCAAGCCTTTCTGGGGAACTCACAGCTAAAATATCAATTTCACCGGCTTCATATTGTTCAACCATATCCGAGATGGAGTTCACTAAAATATCCACGTGTCCACCGAGGATGGGGTTCATGGCGTCCCCGCCGCTATCATAAACAAGGAAGTTCAATTCTTCAGGGTCTATGCCGGCTTCTAAAGCGGTTTGTACAAAAGAAAGATGGTTCCCGCTTCCGAGAGATGGACTAACCGATATGCTCAAGGAATCCGGATCCTCTCTAAGCTCCTCTAATACCTCATCGACAGTATCAAATCCTGCATCTGTACGAGTGGCAATTCCCAACCATTCTGTGGAGAGCATGCCAAGCTGAGTGAAATCTTCGTGGTGGAGATCCGTTTGGCCAAGTAAATTTCCAGTCAGAAGCAAACTGGAATTTACGGAAACAACATGCGGGTCGTCCTGTTGCAACAAATATTGCCAACCCACTTCGCCGCCGCCTCCCGGCTGATTAACAACCGTGATGTTTTCGTCTGTCTTATCATCCTCAATAATCGATTGTTGTACGGATCGAGCCTGCATATCCCATCCTCCTCCGGGAGAAGCGGGTGCGACAATTTCAATCGGCCGTTCAGGGAAAGCGTCTTCATTTCCCTCACTAACTTCTGAGCATCCGGCCATCGCTAAACCAGCAAAGATAAGCGCGATCTTGCGCATGTTTATTCACCTCTTCAGTAATCGCTTTCAATTGTTTGATACAATCTATCATGTTCATTAAATCGACAACAATATTTCGTACATATATCGTTTAATAGCTATTTTTGCTTTTTTGTACTTTAAAACCATAATAAAAACACCCTTCGTAAAAGGGTGCTTAGTCTTACGTTGTGACATAGACACGTTCCGGGCGTCCGATGACCCCATAATTTAGCTTAGGTTCGGCTTTTGATACGGAAACAAGATATTCCAGATATCGCCTTGCCGTGGTGCGGGAAATGCCTACTGCGCTACATGTCTCGTCGATGGTAAGCCCTTCTTCCGCATGTGAGAGTTGTTCCTTCACCTTTTCCAACGTGATAACATCAATGCCGGTAGGCAATTCGCTTTGCTTTTCAGAGAAATGTTGACTGCCAGTGTTTCCAAATAGGCGTTTAACATCCTTTGAGTGGAAGGTAGCTTTTTCCTGAAACCATTCATAGTCTTTTAAATAACGTTTCATTATTTGCTGAAAATCTGAAGCTGACACTGGTTTTACAAAGTAATAATAAACCCCGTGCCGTTTCGCTATGAGTAAATCGTTGCGATCGTCGGATGCTGATATGATGATTACATCAATATGAGGATAGTTCGAGCGAATGAATGACAATAAAGCTGTCCCGTGTATATCGGGAAAATAAATATCAAGCAAAATCAGTTGGGGTTGTTCTTTTATCAAAAGCTCTTTTAATTCTTCCCCGTTCAATGCTTTTCCGGTTACATTGACCTCAGAGAAAGATTGCAAAAATTGTTCATGCAAAAGGGATACACGATAATCGTCTTCTGCAATGACGACGTTCATTCCCATCACTCCCAATGCTTAGGTAAGAATAACGAAAAAACTGCGCCCCCTTCAACAGGGCTTGAAACATCAATATCACCACCGTACTTCTGTGCGGTTTGCAGCACATTTGAAAGGCCAAACCCACGCCCGGTCCCCTTATAAGAAGACCCTTTTTGAAAGATTTCCGATAGCAGATCCCGGTCGATACCCGGACCTGAATCTTGTACGTCGATGACAATATCGTTACCCATGTCGGTGATGAACACAGAAATTTCTTTTGTGAGCTCTAAAATTACCGCTTCAATGGCATTATCGAGCAAATTCCCGAGCATGATAGCTACGTCTGAAACCGGGTAGGCTGTTCGTTCAAGCGAGCTATTTTCATCCACCCATAAATGTACTTTTTTCTCTGCCGCTTTCGCCATTTTTCCGAGAAGAATCGCTTGGACGCCTGGGTCTTTAATGGCGTGAAAAAGAGGCATTGACGCCGCCGAGACACTTGTTTCTTTTTCGATTAATTCAAGTGCTTCCTCGTTATTTCCTAATTGTAGTAGCCCCATGATGACGTATAATTTATTTTTAAATTCGTGCGCCTGCGCCCGTAGTCCATCAGAGTATCCCTGTACTTGAACAATTGTTTCCTGGAGTTGTTTCATATCGGTTTTATCCCGGAAACTGCAAATGGCACCGACGATTTGTTCTCCGTCATAAAGCGGCCGTCGGCTTGCGATCAACACGTGGCCGTTATGCATGCGTTCATCATCATCGACAATATCGCCATTCTTCAGCGTTTCCGATAATCCAAGCACATCGATGAAGGTACTGTCAGTTGTAAGATGCAACGCGTCCAATGTCGTTTGTGCTGCCGGATTTAACAAGGTCACGTGCTGTTCTTTGTTAATCGCTACGACCCCTTCTTTTACGGAATCAAGCATCCCTTCCCGTTCCCTATATAATTCGGCAATTTTCGCCGGTTCCATTCCCAGTGTATCACGTCGAATATTTTTCCCAAGGATGAGTGCGCCTCCAATGCTTCCGGCAATACCAAATATTGCCACGAACGCAAGGCGCGATAATTTGTCAAAAACCGCGGCGTTTATATCTTCATATAAATATTCAACCGTTATGGCCCCTACGACTTGCTCCCCATCCCCTACTGATTCATAGATGGGTGCAGTCGTCACCATCGCTGGACCAAAAACGCCTTCATCTTCTTCAGTAATAAAAGAGCCAAAGACGATCGCTGACGTAAACTGCCCATCATCAACGTTTTCTCCGATTTTTTCTTCTTCAGGGTGATAGACATACTGGCCATCTTGCGAAGCAGCGGTGATGATAGGGTTATCTGCTTGCAATCGAAGTTGCTCAATGATTTCTTGGGCTTCTCGGGGCTCATCATTGGCAATTGCTTCTGCCATGGCCGGCATAAATGCAAGACTATTTGCTGTTTGTCTTGATAATTGAGCATATTCCTGTTCCACATTTTGGATTTCGATTCTAGCAAAAAGAAACATCCATACGAACAAGAGCAAGAACGTCAATAACAAGAAAATGGAAACAATACGTGTACGAACGGTTGCATGTTTAAAGAGACGCATAGTAAAGTCCTCCAATTTACTATACACGAACTGTGGGCTATCGACCGCTTCTTGATATTTTATCGTATCGTTACAAAGAAGACCAGCTAGCGTTAAAATCAAGTCATGATATAATGCAAAGTGTTGAGTCATTGGAGGGAGAAGTATGGGGGCGCTTGTAAAAGCATGGGAGTATAAAATAAGAAAGTCGTGTATTAATGATGAAGTTTTATAAGCTTTTGTTTGTAGCCGTAGCATTAATGATCGGAGGTTTCTTTTCATCTATAGGCGTTCCGGCCGGTTGGTTGCTTGGCGGTTTACTGACAGGGATATTTTATGGGTTATTTATACGTGCGTTTGATTTTACGGGCTGGCCTTTTCAGATGGCATTGGCGATCGTGGGCATCAATATTGGACTTATCATGGAGCCGGACTTATTTCAACAATTAACCCAATATTTGCTTCCGTTATTCATAACGCTAGTGTTAACGTTACTTACTGGGCTTTTTCTGGGTATTCTTCTTGATCGTTGGACAAGCCTAGATCGGCGGACAGCTTTTTTTTGTACGATTCCCGGAGGAGCTTCGGAAGTAATCGCGATTTCCAATGACTATGGAGCGGATCAGCGTATTGTTGCTTCTTTTCATACCGCAAGAATTACAATGTTTGTGCTTATTATTCCGTTTGGCATAGGGATGATATATGGAGAAGGAAACGTGGGTGCGCAATCGGCAGGGCTAATGATGCCAACATCCTTACAGGTCGCTTTTTTTGCTATTATTATTTTAGGATCCTACTTTTTGAATCGACTTGTGTCTTTTCCGGGCGGCATTTTAATCTACTCGATTGCATTTGGGTTTCTGGGTAGTGAATTTGTCGTTAATATCGGTGAAGTGCCTGGATATTTTGCCGGAATTGGACAAGGGTTAATAGGCGCCATGGTCGGCATTCGTTTTGAGCGCAGTACTGTTGTGCGGCTAAAATCTATTGGAGCAGCAAGTTTGAAGGTTCTGGGCCTATACCTGATATGCAGCCTTGGGATTGCCGTGTTATTTTTTTGGTTAACACCTCTTTCCTATTTAACGAGCCTTTTAAGCACGGTCCCGGCCGGTGCGGCCGAAATGGCTTCAACAGCCGTTGCGCTGCAAATCGAACCGACGCTTGTGGCAAGCTTGCATATCATACGCGTGATTTCCATTTTTATTGTTTTGCCCTTCTTGTTTAAATGGTTGATGAAGGCTTGAAAATAGTATGATTAAGATAATTATTCTGAGTTCTGAGGGAGAAACGCCTATGTGTGCACACAAACCTTTCGACAGGACGGTAAAAGAACAGCCAGAGCTTCACATATCAAGGATTTTATTACGAATATATTAATGGAACATCATATTGAAAAATAGAGCGGGAGGGAGGATTTAGCGGGAAAATGAATGATAAAATCAATATTTATGAAAGCAAGCATAAGGAAAATGACAAAGTAAAAAAGCATTTCCATCAAACGTATCAAATTCTATATGCTTTGGATGGTAACGGCTCTTGTTTTTTGGATGAACAAGAGTATTGCATCAGACCAGACAGTTTGCTGGTGATCGCTCCGTTCACCTCGCATTCTATCGAGGCACAGTCGAAAATGACGGTGTTGGTACTGGAATTTGACGAAAAAATATTGAGCGATGATGTGCAAAATGAGTTATTGGCGGAAGCTTTTCAGCAATCGGAGGTTAGAGTGTTAAACGCTTTTGACAGCAGTGAGTTCAGACAGCTTTTACGTAAAATGTTGTATGAACAATCGCATGGAGATCACATTCGAGAAATGGTCATTAAAATTCATTTATCAGAGATGTTGTGCATCCTCATTCGTTCCAAACAGGAAGGTCACATCGTCGATCAAAACGTCCTTAGGGTCGAAAGGATAAAAAATTATATTGAAAGACGATATTTTGAAATTGAAAGCGCGGAAGATTTAGCAAATAAAATGAACATGAGCAAGCGCTATGCCCAAAGTATTTTTAAGGAAATGTATAACCGTACGCCCATGCAATATTTAACCGAAGTAAGAATCGGACTAGTCAAAAAAATGCTAATTGAAACGAATAAAAGCATTGTATCGATATGTTTTGAAGTCGGATTCGAGTCCCTGTCCACCTTTTATCGTATATTTAAAAATCAAATTGGTGTTCCTCCTAATGTTTACCGTACCACCTGGGCGAATAAAAAGGCATAGCACATGTGAAGGGCACTCCTGTGAGTCGCTCTTTTTTAATTCCGAAAATGAGAATATCTTTCTTTTATTAGTAAGACACCAAAATTTTTATAAAATAAAATGAAATTATTAAATACAAGGAGGAAGATACCTATGACGGTTCATAAATATGGCATCATTATGAACGGTGTAACAGGGAGAATGGGAACGCGCCAACATTTAATCCGCTCAATTCTGGCGATTCGTGAGCAGGGTGGCGTTCTTCTGGAAAATGGCGATACCATCATGCCCGATCCAATCTTAGTGGGACGCAACGAAAATAAATTAAAAGCCTTAAGCGAAGAGCATCAAATTGAACGATGGACGACTGATTTAAAGGAAGCACTTTCAGATGACTATAATCGAATATATTTTGATTCACAAACGACATCTCGTCGTTCAGAAGGCATTAAGCAAGCGATTGAAGCCGGAAAACATATCTATTGCGAAAAACCAACAGCCACAACGCTTGAAGGGTCTCTTGAGTTAGCGAAATTAGCTGAGGATGCCGGTGTTAAAAACGGTGTTGTTCAAGATAAATTATTCTTGCCCGGAGTCATGAAATTAAAGCGTTTAATTGATGCAGGCTTTTTCGGTGAGATTTTGTCCGTACGTATGGAATTTGGCTATTGGGTGTTTGAAGGGGATTGGCAAGAGGGGCAACGTCCTTCCTGGAATTATAAACAAGAAGAAGGCGGAGGCATTATTGTGGATATGTTTCCCCATTGGCGATACGTGCTCGATCACCTTTTCGGTTCCGTGAAAGCTGTTTCCTGTACAGCAGCAACGCACATCCCAAGGCGTGTCGACGAAGAAGGTCATGAATATGAAGCAACGGCCGATGACGCTGCCTATGGTACATTTGAGTTAGAGGGTGGCGCTATCGCGCAAGTTAATTCGTCCTGGGCTGTGCGCGTGAACCGTGATGACTTGTTAACAATTCAAGTTGATGGAACAGAAGGTAGTGCAGTAGCAGGCCTTCGAGGTTGCAAGACCCAACATCGAGTAAATACGCCAAAGCCCGTGTGGAATCCAGATCTGGAAAACACTATTAAATTTCAAGATCAATGGGCGGAGGTTCCTAATAATACACTGTTTGAAAATGCTTTCAAAATACAGTGGGAGCTATTCTTTAAACATGTTCACCAAAATGATCCGTTTCCTTGGGATTTGTTGGAAGGGGCGCGAGGAACGCAGCTTTCTGATCTGGGACTACAATCATCAAAGGAGCGTCGATGGTTGGATGTGCCGGAATTGAGTGTCGAAGGGGTTGATAAGCATGCCAATATCAATTGATCTGCCGCAAGTGGATCGAAGCATGCAAAAGTATATATTGCAAAATCCTGAATACGCCAAAGAGCAATCTTCTTTTCAATCAAAATATCGGAAAGCGTTTTCAGCAGCCCACGTTGTCGCTGATCCGTTAGCTGATGTGGATCCCATTCAATCGCCCGCGATTGACTGGGATGCGACCCTTCAGTATCGCCATTATTTGTGGTCTCTGGGATTATCTGTTGCCGAAGCGATGGATACCGCACAGCGTGGAATGGGGTTACAGTGGTCGCATGCTAAGGAACTGATTACGAGATCGGTGAAAGAAGCAAAGGCCGTTAATGGTGAAATTGCTTGCGGGGTAGGGACGGATCATTTAGCACCGACCCCGTCGACAACCATAGACGAAGTCATTCATGCTTACGAAGAACAATGCGCCCATGTGGAAGCAGAGGGCGGGAAAATCATTTTAATGGCGAGCCGTGCTTTGGCAGCTAGTGCTACGTCAGCGAGTGACTATGAAAAGGTGTATGGCAGAATTTTATCCCAAGTCTCAGAACCGGTGATTTTACACTGGCTCGGTGACATGTTTGATCCGAACCTTCAAGGTTACTGGGGAAGTGAAGATCTTGATGAAGCTATGGAAGTTTGCCTGAGAATCATCCGCGAAAATGAAGATAAGGTGGATGGTATTAAGATTTCATTATTAGATAAAGACAAGGAAATCATAATGCGTCGGAAACTTCCTTCAAGCGTCAGAATGTATACAGGCGATGATTTTAATTATCCGGAATTAATTCAAGGGGATGAGCAAGGATTTAGCGATGCGTTGCTCGGCATTTTTGATGCGATTGCCCCTGCAGCGGCATCGGCACTTAATGATTTAGACTACGGAAAAGTTGATGTATTTCGCGAGAAGATGGATAAAACAGTGCCATTAGCTCGCCACATTTTTCAGAAACCAACATTTTCATATAAAACAGGCGTTGTCTTCCTTGCATATTTAAATGGTCATCAATCACATTTTCGTATGATTGGTGGGGCGGAAAGTGCACGTTCAACGATCCACTTTGCTCGCTTGTTTGAACTGGCGGATCAGGGTAATGTACTTACGGATCCGGTGATGGCAACAGAACGGATGAAGCAGTGGCTCGTACAATCGGGTGTTAGACAAACGGAGGCTGCAAAATGACAAAACCGGCGGGATTAGATCGTTTAAGTTTGAATCAGATCACAACAGAAAATTGGAACCTCCGAGAAGCTGTGGAAGGTTGTGCCCAGCAAGATGTTCCCTGGATTTCTGTATGGCGTCACAAAGTTGAAGCGATCGGCTTAAAAGAAAGTAAAAAGCTGATTGATGGGCATGGGTTGAAAGTGTCGAGTCTTTGTCGCGGAGGCATGTTTCCGGCAACAACCGCTGCTGAAAGAACAGAACGAATCGATGACAATAAACGAGCGATTGAAGAAGCAGCAGAACTTGGAACGGACACCCTAGTGCTCGTTTGCGGCCCTTCACCGGACAAAAATCTTGAACAAAGCAGAAAATGGGTTCAAGAAGGTATTGAGCATCTCGTGCCATTTGCCGAAGAGCATGGTATCAAACTTGGTATCGAGCCGTTGCATCCGATGTATGCTGCCGATCGTTCCGTCATCGTCACTTTGGGAGAAGCCAATGCCATGCAGCGATCCATCGCTTCATCCCAAGTAGGGGTTGTCGTCGATGTCTTTCATGTCTGGTGGGATCCGTACCTTTATGAAGAAATAGAAAAAGCAAAAGGAACAATGCTTGGTTTTCACGTATCCGATTGGAAAGTACCGATGCACGATATGTTCAAAGGACGGTCAATGATGGGGGATGGTGTCATTGACATCCCGAAAATACGACAAGCCGTTGAAGCAAATGGTTATCATGGTCCGATTGAGGT
The Salicibibacter kimchii DNA segment above includes these coding regions:
- a CDS encoding tripartite tricarboxylate transporter substrate binding protein, giving the protein MRKIALIFAGLAMAGCSEVSEGNEDAFPERPIEIVAPASPGGGWDMQARSVQQSIIEDDKTDENITVVNQPGGGGEVGWQYLLQQDDPHVVSVNSSLLLTGNLLGQTDLHHEDFTQLGMLSTEWLGIATRTDAGFDTVDEVLEELREDPDSLSISVSPSLGSGNHLSFVQTALEAGIDPEELNFLVYDSGGDAMNPILGGHVDILVNSISDMVEQYEAGEIDILAVSSPERLEEFQDVPTLQEEGIDVVFPHWRGIMGPPDMTEDEVEAWEEILSSAVETEQFQTDLENNDLDELYMNREETEEFLTEEEEFFADIIEEVELAP
- a CDS encoding tripartite tricarboxylate transporter permease; translated protein: MSVILDGLVTALQPINLLLLLLGALLGTIVGILPGLGPATGIAVLIPLTFGMEPVSALILMAAIYYGALFGGSRSSILINTPGDGSSVAATFDGYPMTKNGQAGQAMSIAAIASLFGGIMAILGFIFLAIPLADFALNFGPAEFVLLFLFALSIVVTLSIGNTIKGFLSMFVGLGIATIGVDLQSEVQRFTFGVPELIEGVDFIVVIIGIYAIGEVLFNLFNTNQPKATDHKIGSKWFTKDQWKRSLAPIVRSGPIGFFLGALPGSGGTISSLFAYSAQRQLSKNPSEYGKGKVEGLVAPESANSASAVGALIPTLTMAIPGSGATAVMLGALIMIGVTPGPLLFEDSPDMVWTLINSMFIGNIILVVLNIALVGVLMKVLHTPPKVLYPIILLLSFIGVYTLGYSTVDFYILLIAGVIGLLMRVMNYPVVPLILALIVGGDLEQEFQRSMVIYDNSLGILFASPITIVLAILTLLSLMYPLMVTWFKRRKRKKQPPTQSL
- a CDS encoding response regulator; its protein translation is MNVVIAEDDYRVSLLHEQFLQSFSEVNVTGKALNGEELKELLIKEQPQLILLDIYFPDIHGTALLSFIRSNYPHIDVIIISASDDRNDLLIAKRHGVYYYFVKPVSASDFQQIMKRYLKDYEWFQEKATFHSKDVKRLFGNTGSQHFSEKQSELPTGIDVITLEKVKEQLSHAEEGLTIDETCSAVGISRTTARRYLEYLVSVSKAEPKLNYGVIGRPERVYVTT
- a CDS encoding AbrB family transcriptional regulator, with amino-acid sequence MMKFYKLLFVAVALMIGGFFSSIGVPAGWLLGGLLTGIFYGLFIRAFDFTGWPFQMALAIVGINIGLIMEPDLFQQLTQYLLPLFITLVLTLLTGLFLGILLDRWTSLDRRTAFFCTIPGGASEVIAISNDYGADQRIVASFHTARITMFVLIIPFGIGMIYGEGNVGAQSAGLMMPTSLQVAFFAIIILGSYFLNRLVSFPGGILIYSIAFGFLGSEFVVNIGEVPGYFAGIGQGLIGAMVGIRFERSTVVRLKSIGAASLKVLGLYLICSLGIAVLFFWLTPLSYLTSLLSTVPAGAAEMASTAVALQIEPTLVASLHIIRVISIFIVLPFLFKWLMKA
- a CDS encoding AraC family transcriptional regulator, with protein sequence MNDKINIYESKHKENDKVKKHFHQTYQILYALDGNGSCFLDEQEYCIRPDSLLVIAPFTSHSIEAQSKMTVLVLEFDEKILSDDVQNELLAEAFQQSEVRVLNAFDSSEFRQLLRKMLYEQSHGDHIREMVIKIHLSEMLCILIRSKQEGHIVDQNVLRVERIKNYIERRYFEIESAEDLANKMNMSKRYAQSIFKEMYNRTPMQYLTEVRIGLVKKMLIETNKSIVSICFEVGFESLSTFYRIFKNQIGVPPNVYRTTWANKKA
- a CDS encoding tripartite tricarboxylate transporter TctB family protein, yielding MRAFRLSFPIFFISLSLIYMIMIFQLPPALLGDPDAPKYFPMIVAIGILVFAVIDLVNVRTENVEANEDLATLIKKDSLKIIGVILALCVGYALIFEWAGFLAATLLFLGALMFYLNGYRRWVLNLTVTLIFSFSSWYIFSQLLEISLP
- a CDS encoding dihydrodipicolinate synthase family protein — its product is MPISIDLPQVDRSMQKYILQNPEYAKEQSSFQSKYRKAFSAAHVVADPLADVDPIQSPAIDWDATLQYRHYLWSLGLSVAEAMDTAQRGMGLQWSHAKELITRSVKEAKAVNGEIACGVGTDHLAPTPSTTIDEVIHAYEEQCAHVEAEGGKIILMASRALAASATSASDYEKVYGRILSQVSEPVILHWLGDMFDPNLQGYWGSEDLDEAMEVCLRIIRENEDKVDGIKISLLDKDKEIIMRRKLPSSVRMYTGDDFNYPELIQGDEQGFSDALLGIFDAIAPAAASALNDLDYGKVDVFREKMDKTVPLARHIFQKPTFSYKTGVVFLAYLNGHQSHFRMIGGAESARSTIHFARLFELADQGNVLTDPVMATERMKQWLVQSGVRQTEAAK
- a CDS encoding Gfo/Idh/MocA family protein gives rise to the protein MTVHKYGIIMNGVTGRMGTRQHLIRSILAIREQGGVLLENGDTIMPDPILVGRNENKLKALSEEHQIERWTTDLKEALSDDYNRIYFDSQTTSRRSEGIKQAIEAGKHIYCEKPTATTLEGSLELAKLAEDAGVKNGVVQDKLFLPGVMKLKRLIDAGFFGEILSVRMEFGYWVFEGDWQEGQRPSWNYKQEEGGGIIVDMFPHWRYVLDHLFGSVKAVSCTAATHIPRRVDEEGHEYEATADDAAYGTFELEGGAIAQVNSSWAVRVNRDDLLTIQVDGTEGSAVAGLRGCKTQHRVNTPKPVWNPDLENTIKFQDQWAEVPNNTLFENAFKIQWELFFKHVHQNDPFPWDLLEGARGTQLSDLGLQSSKERRWLDVPELSVEGVDKHANIN
- a CDS encoding sugar phosphate isomerase/epimerase family protein produces the protein MTKPAGLDRLSLNQITTENWNLREAVEGCAQQDVPWISVWRHKVEAIGLKESKKLIDGHGLKVSSLCRGGMFPATTAAERTERIDDNKRAIEEAAELGTDTLVLVCGPSPDKNLEQSRKWVQEGIEHLVPFAEEHGIKLGIEPLHPMYAADRSVIVTLGEANAMQRSIASSQVGVVVDVFHVWWDPYLYEEIEKAKGTMLGFHVSDWKVPMHDMFKGRSMMGDGVIDIPKIRQAVEANGYHGPIEVEIMNQKIWDAPGADTLQLMKERYGRFV
- a CDS encoding sensor histidine kinase — its product is MRLFKHATVRTRIVSIFLLLTFLLLFVWMFLFARIEIQNVEQEYAQLSRQTANSLAFMPAMAEAIANDEPREAQEIIEQLRLQADNPIITAASQDGQYVYHPEEEKIGENVDDGQFTSAIVFGSFITEEDEGVFGPAMVTTAPIYESVGDGEQVVGAITVEYLYEDINAAVFDKLSRLAFVAIFGIAGSIGGALILGKNIRRDTLGMEPAKIAELYREREGMLDSVKEGVVAINKEQHVTLLNPAAQTTLDALHLTTDSTFIDVLGLSETLKNGDIVDDDERMHNGHVLIASRRPLYDGEQIVGAICSFRDKTDMKQLQETIVQVQGYSDGLRAQAHEFKNKLYVIMGLLQLGNNEEALELIEKETSVSAASMPLFHAIKDPGVQAILLGKMAKAAEKKVHLWVDENSSLERTAYPVSDVAIMLGNLLDNAIEAVILELTKEISVFITDMGNDIVIDVQDSGPGIDRDLLSEIFQKGSSYKGTGRGFGLSNVLQTAQKYGGDIDVSSPVEGGAVFSLFLPKHWE